From a single Calothrix sp. NIES-2098 genomic region:
- a CDS encoding putative acetyltransferase: protein MPEIETLRLRLRHFTLDDFDDLLRIYTDTEIMKYLSPRTAEQTQNSLCNHIRQWQEHNLGMWAVVDKATGKMIGRCGLGFLADTPEVELGYVFDKSYWNMGLATEAAQATLKYGFWEAKLEQIVAIAHPENIASVRVIEKVGMKYQKHTRYYSHDVVYYTLPRAEWQPNDSLYVLH from the coding sequence ATGCCTGAGATAGAAACTTTGCGACTGCGATTGAGGCACTTCACGCTAGATGATTTCGATGACCTGTTGCGCATCTACACTGATACAGAAATCATGAAGTATCTATCGCCAAGAACAGCAGAACAGACGCAGAACAGCTTATGCAATCATATTCGGCAATGGCAAGAACACAACTTAGGGATGTGGGCTGTAGTAGACAAAGCAACGGGTAAGATGATTGGTCGTTGCGGACTCGGTTTTTTGGCAGATACCCCAGAGGTGGAACTAGGTTATGTATTTGACAAGTCTTATTGGAACATGGGGCTGGCAACGGAAGCGGCGCAAGCGACGTTAAAATACGGTTTTTGGGAAGCGAAATTAGAGCAAATAGTAGCGATCGCTCATCCAGAAAACATTGCTTCAGTGCGGGTAATTGAAAAAGTCGGTATGAAATACCAAAAACATACCCGTTATTACAGCCACGATGTAGTTTACTACACTCTCCCCCGTGCAGAATGGCAACCTAATGATTCTTTATATGTGTTGCATTAG